A stretch of Bifidobacterium sp. ESL0704 DNA encodes these proteins:
- a CDS encoding thioredoxin domain-containing protein, translated as MARQTGNGYAQAPADFSWFDGADAGDLLIQARRAQEAKERKQRRIIGFVAFILVVIFIAVIALVSYRSIVKRNAAQDISEDQAYRALQNVKVKPQYANDKGGILFSKVGYGKKAANAPTLEIYTDPMCPGCAVLHQQMDATLRTLLDSGQINLEIHPVTFLDNMSTDHYSSRADNGLAYIASHDPDPDHLLDFITNIHSDSFQPEEAANYKPVNNRRLQEQAEAAGVPADIASKAFGGEYDPWLSAAAQYTLRRPELKDVAGQFKGKLTTPVVVINGKMLDISGISDIGLTYKVAILQSIGLANADVGIVGKQPAIGSTGNPTFPKTQPSV; from the coding sequence ATGGCTCGGCAGACAGGCAATGGCTACGCACAGGCGCCAGCAGATTTTTCTTGGTTTGATGGTGCAGACGCAGGCGATTTGTTGATTCAGGCACGGCGGGCACAGGAAGCCAAAGAACGTAAGCAGCGCCGTATCATCGGCTTTGTCGCGTTTATTCTTGTAGTAATTTTTATTGCGGTTATTGCCCTGGTGAGTTACCGGTCTATTGTCAAGCGCAATGCGGCGCAGGATATTAGCGAGGACCAGGCATACAGGGCATTGCAGAACGTGAAAGTGAAGCCACAATACGCTAATGATAAGGGTGGCATACTTTTTTCGAAAGTCGGGTATGGCAAGAAGGCCGCCAACGCCCCCACGCTGGAAATCTACACCGATCCGATGTGCCCTGGTTGTGCCGTGCTGCATCAGCAGATGGATGCGACGTTGCGTACGCTGCTGGATTCCGGCCAGATCAATCTTGAAATTCATCCGGTGACATTCCTTGACAATATGTCGACGGATCATTATTCTTCGCGAGCCGATAACGGCTTGGCCTATATTGCTTCCCACGATCCCGATCCCGACCATCTTCTGGATTTCATCACCAACATTCATAGCGACTCCTTCCAGCCTGAAGAGGCCGCCAACTACAAGCCGGTGAATAATCGGCGATTGCAAGAGCAGGCCGAGGCGGCAGGGGTGCCTGCGGATATTGCGAGCAAAGCCTTCGGCGGTGAATACGATCCCTGGCTCTCCGCCGCTGCGCAATATACGTTGCGTCGCCCGGAACTTAAGGACGTCGCCGGCCAGTTCAAGGGCAAACTCACTACGCCGGTAGTGGTCATCAACGGCAAAATGCTTGATATCTCAGGAATTTCCGATATTGGACTCACCTATAAAGTGGCTATTCTTCAGTCCATAGGCCTCGCCAACGCGGATGTAGGCATAGTCGGCAAACAACCGGCGATCGGCAGCACAGGCAATCCTACGTTCCCCAAGACGCAGCCTTCCGTGTGA
- a CDS encoding thioredoxin domain-containing protein: MAQQGNNKRQKRKMRARRQAEEAARQKALEEAAAKERKQQTIIGAIVVAVIVILVAIIAIVSFRSIHKANVAKKVTSNQTYSALQKVKVKPSAADDKGGIPLSKNGFGKKIAKAPTVEIYMDPLCPGCGSLHRQIDSDLTKMVDAGQINLVYHPMNFLDPDSSDQYSTRASGAILYIASHDPNVDHLLGFVTNLYAEDFQPSETNYQPTSNDKIAQQAIAAGVSRSVANKAFGGQYNPWLKAVYKYTLKRPELLNSEGSLSTPAVTVNGKLMDMSELAQLGLTQRQALLKELGIKESQLGKKGVMPKIGTGAPESLD; this comes from the coding sequence ATGGCACAGCAGGGCAACAATAAAAGGCAAAAGCGCAAGATGAGAGCCAGACGCCAGGCCGAAGAAGCGGCGCGTCAGAAAGCGCTCGAAGAGGCTGCCGCCAAGGAACGCAAGCAACAGACCATCATCGGCGCTATCGTCGTCGCCGTCATCGTCATCCTTGTTGCCATCATCGCCATCGTCAGTTTCCGTTCCATTCACAAAGCAAACGTTGCCAAGAAAGTCACGTCCAATCAGACTTACAGCGCTTTGCAAAAAGTAAAGGTAAAGCCCAGCGCGGCAGACGACAAGGGCGGCATTCCCCTTTCCAAGAACGGCTTCGGCAAGAAGATCGCGAAAGCGCCGACCGTTGAAATCTATATGGATCCGTTGTGCCCCGGTTGCGGCAGCCTTCATCGCCAAATCGATTCGGACCTCACTAAGATGGTCGACGCCGGTCAAATCAACCTCGTCTACCATCCAATGAACTTCCTCGATCCCGATTCAAGCGACCAATACTCCACACGAGCAAGCGGCGCGATTCTCTACATAGCCAGCCACGACCCGAACGTCGACCATCTGCTTGGCTTCGTCACCAATCTCTATGCCGAGGATTTCCAGCCTTCGGAGACCAATTACCAGCCAACGAGCAACGACAAGATCGCCCAGCAGGCCATCGCTGCCGGCGTCTCCCGCAGCGTTGCGAACAAAGCGTTTGGCGGTCAGTACAACCCGTGGCTCAAGGCCGTCTACAAATACACCCTCAAGCGTCCGGAGCTGCTGAACAGCGAAGGATCTCTGAGCACCCCGGCCGTCACTGTCAACGGCAAACTGATGGACATGAGCGAATTGGCGCAGCTGGGCCTCACACAACGGCAGGCCTTGCTCAAGGAACTGGGAATCAAGGAATCGCAGCTGGGTAAGAAAGGCGTTATGCCGAAGATCGGTACCGGCGCGCCTGAATCCTTGGATTAA
- a CDS encoding glycoside hydrolase family 3 C-terminal domain-containing protein, with protein MKFEEFSVTEKAALLSGASEWTSRGNERAGIPSFAMSDGPNGVRCQLGVGDHLGIGVSKPATCFPTAGTVANSWDPALAEVLGKALGREAHDLGVNVLLGPGLNIKRNPLCGRNFEYYSEDPQVAGRMAAGLVKGIQSNGVAACPKHFAVNSQELRRQASNSVVDERTLRELYLTGFEIMVRQAHPWAIMTSYNQVNGTYSHENKHLLTEILRQEWGFDGAVISDWGGSNSALAAVKAGGTLEMPSPGYTSVRELVAAVKAGTLSEADIDARAGEVAKLAKRTHFAGVGRGDLLDDTVARQHHKVARYVAENTAVLLKNDVVSRARSSDGDVACSVLDFGGQVHATSPGNTAAVRSESVNKLCHIAETDSQPSASRVLPLKPGTRVAVIGDMAKTARYQGSGSAKVNATQEENLLDELKKIDGVEVAGYRQGYERHGGKNGVLIDGAITLAAADDTDVVLAVIGIDERSESEGLDRSTMALPECQNELVEALASTGKPVVIVLVAGSPVELPWLDSVAALLYIGLCGQAGASAAARVLTGRVNPSGHLAETWPLKYEDVPSCGWYPSPGRDSIYREGPFVGYRYYETAGVPVRFPFGYGLSYSSFTYSGLAGDENGIAFTVTNDSDVAGATVAQMYVRGPRGGAMRPDRELKGFKKVFLGAHETKTVTIPFDRYTFRHYDVVTGQWKTETGMREILVGDSVEHLPLSVTQMVQGDSDLCPPNPALGHYLKGQIKEVSDSEMTALFGHSVAASGEPTVFGENDPISSWADSRGFVARTIAKTLAKREVKIRQKTGQPDLSILFVLNMPPRAICKMARGLVDSAMVGAVVEIANGRTFRGLGSFIAGYFRNASANRRVAKALGKRGGQG; from the coding sequence GTGAAATTCGAAGAGTTTTCGGTTACCGAGAAGGCGGCATTGCTTTCCGGCGCGTCGGAGTGGACTTCGCGCGGCAATGAGCGGGCCGGAATTCCGAGCTTTGCGATGAGCGACGGCCCCAACGGGGTGCGCTGCCAACTTGGCGTGGGCGACCACTTGGGCATCGGTGTGTCCAAGCCCGCCACCTGTTTCCCGACAGCCGGCACGGTGGCCAATTCCTGGGATCCCGCGCTCGCGGAAGTTCTGGGTAAGGCTCTGGGGCGCGAGGCTCACGACCTCGGTGTCAACGTGCTGCTTGGTCCTGGTCTGAATATCAAACGCAACCCGCTTTGCGGCCGCAATTTCGAGTACTATTCCGAGGACCCTCAGGTCGCCGGGCGCATGGCGGCGGGCCTGGTCAAAGGTATTCAGAGCAATGGCGTGGCCGCGTGCCCGAAACATTTCGCGGTTAACAGCCAGGAGTTGCGGCGTCAGGCTTCCAATTCCGTGGTCGACGAACGGACGTTGCGCGAGCTGTACCTGACCGGTTTCGAGATTATGGTCCGTCAGGCGCATCCCTGGGCCATCATGACGTCGTACAATCAGGTCAACGGCACGTATTCTCACGAAAACAAGCATCTGCTCACCGAAATCCTGCGTCAGGAGTGGGGTTTCGATGGCGCGGTCATCTCGGATTGGGGCGGTTCCAATTCCGCTCTCGCCGCGGTGAAGGCCGGCGGAACGCTCGAGATGCCTTCTCCCGGTTACACTTCCGTGCGTGAGCTGGTTGCCGCGGTGAAGGCCGGAACGCTTTCCGAGGCGGATATCGACGCTCGTGCCGGTGAGGTCGCCAAACTTGCCAAACGGACGCATTTCGCAGGAGTCGGCCGTGGTGATTTGCTCGACGACACGGTTGCCCGGCAGCACCATAAGGTCGCCCGTTATGTGGCTGAGAATACGGCCGTACTGCTGAAAAACGATGTCGTATCGAGGGCGCGAAGCAGCGATGGCGACGTTGCGTGCTCGGTACTTGATTTCGGCGGTCAGGTTCATGCGACTTCACCCGGCAACACTGCGGCCGTACGATCGGAGTCTGTAAACAAGCTCTGCCATATAGCCGAGACGGACTCTCAGCCGTCCGCCTCACGTGTGCTGCCTCTGAAACCCGGCACTCGTGTCGCAGTCATCGGTGACATGGCGAAAACCGCACGATATCAAGGTTCCGGTTCCGCCAAAGTCAATGCAACGCAGGAAGAAAACCTGCTTGACGAGCTCAAGAAGATCGACGGTGTGGAAGTTGCGGGCTATCGGCAGGGCTATGAGCGTCACGGCGGCAAGAACGGCGTGCTGATTGATGGTGCCATAACGTTGGCCGCAGCCGATGACACCGACGTGGTGCTTGCCGTCATCGGTATTGACGAGCGCAGCGAATCCGAAGGTCTCGACCGCTCCACTATGGCCCTCCCCGAGTGCCAGAACGAACTGGTGGAGGCGTTGGCGTCCACCGGCAAGCCCGTGGTCATCGTGCTCGTTGCCGGTTCCCCCGTTGAGCTGCCGTGGCTCGACAGCGTTGCCGCACTCCTTTATATAGGGCTTTGTGGCCAGGCTGGTGCTTCCGCTGCCGCCCGTGTGCTTACCGGCAGGGTCAATCCTTCCGGTCACCTTGCTGAAACCTGGCCGCTCAAATACGAAGACGTCCCCAGTTGCGGCTGGTACCCGTCCCCCGGCCGCGATTCGATCTATCGCGAAGGTCCGTTCGTCGGTTACCGTTACTACGAAACGGCCGGGGTGCCGGTGCGCTTCCCGTTCGGTTACGGTCTGAGTTACAGCTCGTTCACTTATTCCGGTCTGGCCGGCGACGAGAACGGCATCGCGTTCACCGTAACCAACGATTCGGATGTCGCCGGTGCCACCGTCGCCCAGATGTATGTCCGCGGGCCTCGTGGTGGCGCGATGCGTCCCGACCGTGAGCTCAAGGGCTTCAAGAAGGTCTTCCTCGGCGCGCACGAGACCAAGACGGTCACGATTCCCTTCGATCGCTATACATTCCGCCATTACGATGTCGTTACCGGACAATGGAAAACCGAGACCGGCATGCGTGAGATTCTGGTTGGCGACAGCGTGGAGCATTTGCCGCTTTCTGTCACCCAGATGGTTCAGGGTGATAGCGATTTGTGCCCGCCGAACCCGGCTCTTGGCCACTATCTCAAAGGGCAGATCAAGGAAGTCTCCGACAGCGAGATGACGGCTCTCTTCGGTCACAGCGTTGCCGCGTCCGGCGAACCAACCGTTTTCGGCGAGAACGACCCGATTTCCTCGTGGGCGGATTCGCGCGGCTTTGTGGCTCGAACCATCGCCAAGACGCTTGCAAAGCGTGAGGTCAAAATTCGCCAGAAGACTGGCCAACCCGACCTCAGCATCCTCTTCGTGCTGAATATGCCGCCGCGTGCGATATGCAAAATGGCGCGGGGTTTGGTTGATTCGGCGATGGTCGGGGCCGTCGTCGAGATAGCGAACGGCCGTACTTTCCGTGGTTTGGGTTCGTTTATCGCGGGTTATTTCCGCAATGCCTCGGCCAACAGGCGCGTGGCGAAGGCGCTTGGCAAGCGGGGTGGCCAGGGATGA